Genomic DNA from Desulfonatronum thioautotrophicum:
CGCGGCCATCGGAACCACAATCACCGGGGCCCTGGCCGCCATCGGGGGCAGTGTCCCAGCCAAGCGGACCGCCCTGGCCCACGTGCTATTCAATCTGGCCACGGGTGTCATCGCCGTGGTGCTCCTTCCCGGACTGCTGCTGGTCATTCGCCTGATGCAGGATCACCTGGGCTTGGACCCGGGGGCGGTCAGCCTTGCAGCCTTCCACACGTTCTTCATCGCTCTGGGCGTCCTGGGTGTCCTGCCCGTCGTGGATCGGTTCGCCCGCTGGATCGAACGGCTACTGCCTGAAACCGGTCCGGAACTGACCCGCCATCTCGACGATTCCCTGCTCCATGCTCCGGCGGTCGCCCTGGAGGCATCCCGCCGAGCGCTGTGTAATACGGCCTGTGAACTGTTCCGGGTTGTGGACGCCAATCTGGGCAGGCACCCGTACCAGCTGGAGAGACAGGTCTTTCGCATCACCGAAGCCCTGGAACGGACCCAGCAGTTCTTCAACCGGATTCCGGCACTGTCCGAGGAGCAGCCGCTGTCAGCGGTCCGGGTGGCCCAGATGCATGCCATCGACCATCTGCTGCGCTTGACCTTCCACCGCCACCAACCCGTGGAGATGCGGCGGGTTCTGCACCTGGACAGCGTCCGGGAATCGGTGCGGTTGGCCGAGGAGCTGCTGGAGTTGGGGCGATCCGGACTGCTGGGTGAACAGGAGCAGGGCTGGACCATGGCCGTGGAGCGCAAGGCCATGACCCTTGCGGAACTGCGTCGCCAGGAGCGTCCCTTAGTGCTCAGCCAGACGGCTGACAAGCACAGGGATCCCGCCATGGCCCTGCAGATGCTGGATGCGATGCGCTGGTTGGACCGGATCGGATACCATGCTTGGCGCATCTGCCATTACCTGGGCCAGGGCGAGTCCGGGATTCAGCCGTCGGACCGGGAGATGGCCCTGGAGGATTCCACGCCGATTTCCGTCTAGCACAACGCGGTGTATGCCCACGGCCTGATCCGGCCGCTTTTCCGGCTCCGTATCCGGCACTGTGCCCGGTTTTGTTCGTTTCTGGGTCTGTGCTTCCTCTGGCCTTCCCTCGATATCCCACCCTGGAGCCGCCATGAATGACACCTCCGTGGTTTTCATGCCTGGAATCAGACCAAGGTCTACCACATGGGCGAGGTGGAGGTGGATGCCCTGCGCGGGGTGGATCTGGATCTGTACCTGGGCGAGTTCGTGGTTCTGCTCGGGCTCTCGGGGAGCAGCAAGTCCACCCTGTTGAACATCCTGGGGGGGGGCTGGACCGGCCCACCAGCAGCACGGTAGTCTCTGCCAAGGGCTGTACCTGGTCCGGGACACGGAACGGGAGCTGCCCCCGTTCCGCCGCCGGGTCGTGGGGTTCGTCTTCCAGTTCTACAACCTGATTCCCAACCTGACGGCCCGGGAGAATGTGGCCATCGTCACCGAGATCAGCACGGACCCCCTGTCCCCGGAGGAGGCCCTGGGTCTGGTGGGGCTTTCCGGGCGGCTGGACCATTTCCCGGCCCAGCTTTCCGGCGGGCAGCAGCAGCGGATGGCCATTGCCAAGCGCCCGGAAGTGCTGCTCTGCGACGAACCGACCGGAGCCCTGGATTCGACCACGGGCATCGCCGTGCTGGAAGCCCTGCTCCGGGTCAACCAGGACCTGGGCACCACCACCGCGGAGATCACCCACAATGCCTACATCGTCCGGATGGCCGACCGGGTGGTTTCTCTGAGCGATGGGCGGATTGCCTCGGTGGAGGTGAACAGGATAAAAAGACCCCCAGCGAGATGTCCTGGTGAGTCCGCTGTTTCGAAAATTGCTCCGTGATCTGCAGCGGATGCACGGCCAGGTCCTGGCCATTGCCGTAGTCATTGCCGGCGGGGTGGCCACCCTGGTCATGTCCCAGACCAGCCTGGAGTCCCTGACCACGACCAGGGATATGTTCTACCGGGACTCCCGGTTCAGTGAAGTCTTTGTCACCCTCCGGCGGGCACCCAGTTACCTAGAAGAGCAGATCCAGGCCATCCCCGTGGTCCAGTTCGTGGAAACGCGGATACGGGCCACGGCCAATCTGGAAATTCCGGGCTACCC
This window encodes:
- a CDS encoding ABC transporter ATP-binding protein, with the protein product MGFVFQFYNLIPNLTARENVAIVTEISTDPLSPEEALGLVGLSGRLDHFPAQLSGGQQQRMAIAKRPEVLLCDEPTGALDSTTGIAVLEALLRVNQDLGTTTAEITHNAYIVRMADRVVSLSDGRIASVEVNRIKRPPARCPGESAVSKIAP
- a CDS encoding ATP-binding cassette domain-containing protein yields the protein MGEVEVDALRGVDLDLYLGEFVVLLGLSGSSKSTLLNILGGGWTGPPAAR
- a CDS encoding Na/Pi cotransporter family protein; the encoded protein is MTTTIFMLFGGIGLFLLGMVLFTDALKSFAGQALRDALLRFTGRPWKAFVSGALATVLVQSSSAATVTVIGFVSAGLLTFPQAVGVVIGSSLGTTGTGWIVSMLGLKFSIGLYALPLVGIGSFLKLLAHGRWKSLGLALAGFGLIFVGIDILQEGMRGVSERFNLAQLPSSGLVGHFLVMSIGVAMTVVMQSSSAAVATTLTALHTGAVSFEQAASLVIGAAIGTTITGALAAIGGSVPAKRTALAHVLFNLATGVIAVVLLPGLLLVIRLMQDHLGLDPGAVSLAAFHTFFIALGVLGVLPVVDRFARWIERLLPETGPELTRHLDDSLLHAPAVALEASRRALCNTACELFRVVDANLGRHPYQLERQVFRITEALERTQQFFNRIPALSEEQPLSAVRVAQMHAIDHLLRLTFHRHQPVEMRRVLHLDSVRESVRLAEELLELGRSGLLGEQEQGWTMAVERKAMTLAELRRQERPLVLSQTADKHRDPAMALQMLDAMRWLDRIGYHAWRICHYLGQGESGIQPSDREMALEDSTPISV